Part of the Paenibacillus sp. JNUCC32 genome is shown below.
TAACGGGCTAACTTCTGGTTGTATGAATCTTTGCGAATGCTTCCGACTATGGCGGCTATTTTCATTTTCATCACCTCAATGATAGGGTCTGAATGGAGTTGAGCAGGTGGGGCCGATCATCACTGTCTATCCATTCTTGCTATTCCTCCTAAGGAGGACATAAACTAGTCTAAATGGACTCGAAGAGCCCAGGAAGAGATCTAGTTATCGTAGGATTAGGAATCCTACGTTCATAATAGGTAGGAGGTATGGAGAACATGGCCAACAGATTGGACCGTTATGAGGAATTGTCCCGTTTTTTGCGTTCACGCCGTGAACGAATAACCCCAGAGCAAGCAGGGGTGCCGGATTCCGGACGCAGACGAACACCCGGACTTCGCCGCAGCGAGGTAGCTCTGCTGGCAGACGTGGGATTGGATTGGTACACCTATTTGGAACAAGGGCGTCATATCAATGTATCCGCTGAGGTCCTTGATCGAATAGCGAAGGTGCTTCGGTTAGATGAGTCGGAACGCAGGCATCTGTACCATCTTGCCCGTAAACAATTTCCCTTGACCGGTACGAAGCAACCCTCTAAGGTAACGCCGGAGCTTCAACGTTTTTTGGATAGCCAGAACCTTTCCCCTGCGAATGTCATGGATGCGCGCATGAACATCATTGCCTGGAATGATGCCTACTGCGCAATAAATGGGAATCTCGCGGTTATGTCGGAAAGGGAGCGGAATTTGGTATGGATGACCTTTACTTCTCCCCGTTTCCGCTATCTAAAGGGAGACCAATGGGAACTGCATGCCAGGCGAATCGTTGCTAATTTTCATGCCGGGTATGCTCGTCACGTCGACGATCCTTGGTGGTCCGAGCAGTTCGAGGCGCTTTCACAGGCTAGCAGGGAGTTTCGAGCATTTTGGGATTCCCACGAGGTTCTCGATGCTATGGATGCTCCTAAGACGCTGCATTGTCCGAATCTCGGGATCTTGAATTTTGATCTGGTTTCATTTCATTACTTGAACGATTCTAATTTGACCGTTTCCATTCATGTTCCTCATCCAGATGGCACGGTGGATAAGATGCAGCGACTGCTAATCGATTATCAGAGCCAGCATTCAGATCAGCTCGAATCTTCTTCAAGAGTTTAGTATAGGAAGGCAATCAGAAGTCTTATTCGGCATGAATCAAGACATCCGAGCGGATGTCTAATCATTTCGCTCTATGGTGAAACGGAGAACTGTATCGCAAATAACGGCAAGTAATAAATATGCTCCCCTTTAAGTAAGCCGGTTTAATAAATAAACCGGCTACTTCAGAGGAGCATATCAGTTGCCGTGGATGTCGAATTCTTTGGTATCCTTTAAAATGGTTTTACCACATCATCTGAATCAGTGGAGTAAGCCAGCTCTTTCTGTGCTTCCAGAGCGGCGAGTCTGTCCAGCAGGGCTGCCCGGATTTGCTCATAGGCGTCACTGCCCAACGCCATACGTATCGGACCCTCTCCCTGGTCGACTCGGCGGATAATCTGCTGCGCCATTTTATCCGGATCGCCGACAACCATTTGATTGAACATGCTCATATCTATACCAGGCAGTTCTCCCTTCATCAGGCTAACGAATTGGCCCGCCTCCGTATCCCGGTATTCGTCCATCCGCTCGCCGAATACGGCGTTGCTTGTAATGAAATTCGTTCGGATTCCGCCGGGCTCCACCATAGTGGTCTTAATATTGAACGGAGCCACTTCCTTAGCTAGCGCTTCAAAGGCGCCTTCGACCGCCCATTTCGAAGAGCAATACAGTCCCATACCCGGAATAGAATAATGACCCGCCATACTCGAAATCTGTACCATGTGACCGCCGCCCTGCTTACGGAAAAAGGGCAGGACTGCACGCGCTGCACGCAGGGAGCCAAGCACATTGGTCATAAACTGATGCTCAATTTGCCTGTCGCTTGCTTCTTCCACTGCGCCATACAAGCCATAGGCTGCATTATTGACAAACACATCGATCGTGCCCAGTTCTAAAAATGCACGTTCCACCACTTCAGCAATTTGCTGAGAGTTAGTCAGATCTAAATTAGCCTGCCAAAGCCCAGAGCCATACTGTGCCTGCAGATCATCCAGCACCCCCGGCTTGCGTACCGTTGCAGCTACACGGTCCCCCCTATCAAGCAACCGGCGAGTTATACGTGAAGCCAAGCCTCCTGACGCTCCTGTAATGAACCATGTTTGCATACTAAATACCCTCCAGTCGTTGTCTTCCACTGAATCATACAAGCAACTGGAGGGTGCTAGCCACAGCACGTCTATTCTATTAACGGGAGTAACAGTCTACGGTAGCTGCCTGTCCTGCTCAAGTAAACGCAATAATCTCTCCTCCGTGCCTGAACCGGGCACCGGAACAAAGAAACACCAGTGCAGTCCCGGGTCATTATCGATTACAGCCGCGGAATGGAGCTCGAACTCCATCTCCTGTGCGTCAGGAACACGGAATAAAGCGGTGGCTACGCGTTTTTGTTTGATTTCATATAGTTCCCAGAAATGTACGAACTCCACGCTTTCCCGCATCAAGCGTTCAAACCGTTCCATATATAACGGGTTGTTCTTGTAAAGATCGAAGCCTGCCCGCAGAACGGCTACAGAGTAACGGGCAGCGCCTTCCCAATTCACCAGTCTGTTGCGGTAATCCGGCTTTAAAAACATAATGTCCATCATATTCCGTTCGTTGTCCGGCAGACTGCCGAAATCGGCTACGATGAGTTCAGCCGCCCGATTCCAGGCGATAACATCCGTACCTTCGTCTGTGATAAAAGAAGGATAATGCAGTTGATTTACGATTTTCTGCAGAACTCCCGTGTCCGGCCCACCGTTATTTGGCACTGTGACGACGCTCGCCACATCTACATTGGCCAGATCGAATAGATGCTTCTGCTCGTCTTCGTCAAGCTGAAGCGCTTTGCTGATACTTAGCAGCACTTCCGGCGAGGGATTAACCTCCTTGCCTTGCTCCAGCCAGGCATAGTAAGTCACGCTTATATTGGCAAGATAAGAGACTTCTTCTCTTCGAAGTCCCGGAGTGCGTCTTCGTCCGGGCAGCGGCTGAATCCCGGCCTTTGAAGGCTGCAACCGTTCTCTGCGCGATTTAAGGAAGTCACCCAATGCGGATGAGGAACGATTCATTTTCAAGTGGGTCACCTCTATTTACTCATATGGAAGATACATATCGCTATTAACCAAATAGACCAAAAGCACTCTATACATGATTATTATAGTCTCTGTTGAATGCCGTTTCTACAAAAGAGAACCAACGAGATGCAATTGTCTCGTGAGATTCAGGGCTTTTCCTTAGATAGGAAAAGCCCTTTCTACATCCTCGTGAATGCGAAATGAAAGTCTGTTACATTAATTCTCTTGTAGTAATGCTATTAATCCTGCCGTATTTATTACATTCCATGGTGTATTTACCTATAATCTCTAAAGTTGTTGGATCGTAAACCAACTTGAACATAACGGTCGTCTCCGGAGAAAACAGGGGCGTCTCTTGGTCCAAGTAAACGGATTTTATTTCAATGCCTAACGATTGTTGATCATGTGGTGTTGCCGGCATTTTTATATTTTTCGAAACCGTGAATTCTCATCTGGAGCATGAATGGGTTAAACTTAACGGGTACAAGAGCTCAATAATTATAAAGCAGCATAGTATTCATTCGGTTTGAAAAAAAGTCGAGTCTGTGCTATTATCAGAAAAATCCAAACATAGCGAAGAAGAGAAGGCTATGCAATAGCGTTTATGTCCAGAGAGCGGAGGGTTTGCTGAAACCTCCGTCGTAACGCATGTATAGTGTCGTCTCGGAGCTGTTGACCGAACGCGGAAGGCGTGATAACACGCCCGCAAGTAGGATCAACCGGCCTGGCATCCGTTAACATGCTGCAGGTAAAGCATCGGCTTTACCTCATGAGACTGCAATTGCGAGGTTGCAGTAAACCTGGGTGGTACCGCGATTCCCCTTTCGTCCCAAGGCTTCTAGCATTTCTATGAGCCTTGGGAAGGAAGGGGTTATTTGTTTAATACCAACAGGCGATGAAGAGAAAGCCGGCAAGGGCGGTTATGCCCAGAGAGCAGAGGAAACGCTGAAACCTTTGCCTTAACCCTTTGTATGGTGTCGTCTCGGAGCTGTTAACCGAAAGCGCGGCTGGTCTTTTTCTGTCCCGCAAGTAGGCTTAACCGAAATGGTGCTCGTTAACGCGCCGCAGGTAAGGCATCGGCCTTACCTCATGAGGCTGCATTCGCGAGGGTGCAGCGAACTTGGGTGGTACCGCGAAAAAATCCCCTTTCGTCCCTGTATGAGCTGACCGCTGTCAGTTTGCTCAGGAGGAGAGGGGGTTTTATTTTGCAAAGGAGGCTGCCCAAGTGGAACAGCAATTAGGAATGACGAATGAAACAACGACGCCATCAGAGGAATATATCACCGGTTCGGAGGTGCTTTTGCGCGGCTTGCTGCAGGAAGGCGTAGAGTGCGTATTCGGTTATCCTGGGGGAAATGTGCTCTATATCTATGACGCGATGGTACATCAGCCAGATTTCAAGCATATCTTGACCCGACACGAACAAGGCGCGATCCACGCGGCGGACGGCTACGCCAGGTCAACGGGGAAGGTTGGGGTATGCATCGCGACATCCGGTCCAGGCGCAACAAATCTGGTGACCGGGATTGCAACCGCCTATATGGATTCGGTACCGCTGGTGATCATAACGGGGAACGTATCTACGAATGTCATGGGCACGGATGCTTTTCAGGAAGCGGACATCATTAGCATCACGATGCCGATTACGAAGCACAGCTACATGGTTCGCGATGTACACGACCTTCCT
Proteins encoded:
- a CDS encoding helix-turn-helix transcriptional regulator, which gives rise to MANRLDRYEELSRFLRSRRERITPEQAGVPDSGRRRTPGLRRSEVALLADVGLDWYTYLEQGRHINVSAEVLDRIAKVLRLDESERRHLYHLARKQFPLTGTKQPSKVTPELQRFLDSQNLSPANVMDARMNIIAWNDAYCAINGNLAVMSERERNLVWMTFTSPRFRYLKGDQWELHARRIVANFHAGYARHVDDPWWSEQFEALSQASREFRAFWDSHEVLDAMDAPKTLHCPNLGILNFDLVSFHYLNDSNLTVSIHVPHPDGTVDKMQRLLIDYQSQHSDQLESSSRV
- a CDS encoding SDR family oxidoreductase is translated as MQTWFITGASGGLASRITRRLLDRGDRVAATVRKPGVLDDLQAQYGSGLWQANLDLTNSQQIAEVVERAFLELGTIDVFVNNAAYGLYGAVEEASDRQIEHQFMTNVLGSLRAARAVLPFFRKQGGGHMVQISSMAGHYSIPGMGLYCSSKWAVEGAFEALAKEVAPFNIKTTMVEPGGIRTNFITSNAVFGERMDEYRDTEAGQFVSLMKGELPGIDMSMFNQMVVGDPDKMAQQIIRRVDQGEGPIRMALGSDAYEQIRAALLDRLAALEAQKELAYSTDSDDVVKPF
- a CDS encoding helix-turn-helix domain-containing protein, which translates into the protein MNRSSSALGDFLKSRRERLQPSKAGIQPLPGRRRTPGLRREEVSYLANISVTYYAWLEQGKEVNPSPEVLLSISKALQLDEDEQKHLFDLANVDVASVVTVPNNGGPDTGVLQKIVNQLHYPSFITDEGTDVIAWNRAAELIVADFGSLPDNERNMMDIMFLKPDYRNRLVNWEGAARYSVAVLRAGFDLYKNNPLYMERFERLMRESVEFVHFWELYEIKQKRVATALFRVPDAQEMEFELHSAAVIDNDPGLHWCFFVPVPGSGTEERLLRLLEQDRQLP